The following is a genomic window from Choloepus didactylus isolate mChoDid1 chromosome 5, mChoDid1.pri, whole genome shotgun sequence.
attttatgaaaatttcaaGAATTTTTGAGAATGAGAATTATAAAATTCAATGctaaaaaaaattctactttccaataatgtgtttcttaaaaatattatgaaaaatgttCTTTATTCTGAAAACAATTCAGGAAAGAATACCTGAGTTCCTTTAAAACTACTAGTTCCAGCTATCCAATGGCCATTTTGGTaacaagaaaaatacatttacaatttAACACTGCAATTACCTgtcaaatatttaggaaagaaTAAATGTTGTAGCATACACATTACATTGAACAtcatttacataatttttaaaacacacggttctttcactcatttaatcttttgaTAAACTGTACTATACTTTTAAATCTTATAATAGTctaaaaacacttggaaacatttttgttaatttctagaCCTGAAAGTCCATTCCAATGCCTTTATCAATAGGCACTGTAACCAAATGAAGTTAGTTTTTCATGGCTTTAATAGTTTATAGGACTTAATATATTTGAAGATGTGATAAAGTGGCTCcacttttccatttgtttatatgGTCTGAAATCACAATTCTGCCCAGTGGACATGTTTTTTCTCTGTTAAAGCATAAGACAATGCACTCTTCACAAAATATATGCTGACAAATGAGAAGAATTGTCTTCTGAAATTCAGCTTGACATACTGCAAAAATATCATCCACATGTGAACACTGCCTCTTGCTGGCAGGTACTCCATAACTTGGTTGTGTAAAAAATACTCTTAAAACCTGTCTGAAAATTCTCAGCTGTCCCCCAAAATCCAAAAGTTGTAGTATGAGGTAGAGTAAAGCCAGCAATATCCCAAGACTCCATCCAGTTACATTTCCAACCTTCCCATAGCTTATAAGGCAACGAAACCAAGCTGGTTTGGGGACGAATGTTTGACAGCACTGACATAATTCTTCTAAAAGCATATACCAGTAAGCCTTGGATTTGAATGGCATGAGGAGAGAAGGCACCAATAAAATAAGGCATTGTAAGCCCATGAAGAAGAATTTCAGAATGAAGCCTGTAATTCCAACTACCCAAAGTATTGCCCAGAAATTCGAATTGTCCAaagtaggatttaaaaaaatgaagctgTAATAGAGTGACTGAGAATAAAAGGTGTAATATACAAGAACAGAAGATCCTGCTAAGAATACCAGTAACCAAGCACACTGAATCTTTGAGCACCTTTCTCTTAGAAAAATCTGATTTACAATGCTCGTGTTTGCATACATAAAAGTTGTTAGCAGCCAGTTCCAAGAGAAATACCTATTATATGTTGCATAACAACTTTGACACCCAGAATCAAAATATATGGATGACTTTTTTGCAACCACTTGAAGACGTAGTGGAATTCTGAAAAGGAGCCACTACCATGTTCTCCAGTCTCAGTGGCAGTATCATCTGGCTGCCTTGCTTCACCGTGTGAACGATTCTGCAAGCGATAATGTATGCGTCCATGGGTACAGCTATGGACCCCTGACCTTACATTTCTGGAGCTTGTGTTTTCAGCACATTCTTTAGCTATGGAGTTTATCTGGATATAAACATCTCCAGAATGAAGGCAAGAATCTTCTGTCAATCTTATATGGGCACACTGGGAGGCTGAGGAGCCCTTACTCCCTGCAGTTCCTGGAGGACTGTGCAATTGGCTACAGTTGGCTTGCATGGCCCTTCTTTGCTTCAAGGCTCTGTCTCCTCTTACGATGAGGAGCAGACCCAGGTCTCGGCAGTGGCGGCAGGAATAGCGGGAGATACTGCCTCAGTCCTTCCAGCCAGGGCCATCATCCTCAAACCCTACCACCAGGAGCTCCGGTCCGGCCccttagggataaatttaacaaaatatatacaacatacattttataagaaaactacaaaataatgcTGAGAAATAAAggggacctaaataaatggagagaaatacCATGGTCATGGATTGAAAGATACTGTTTTGATATCAGTTCATCCAAAATTGCAATCCTAATACAAATTCcagtagattttaaaaaaacagaaatggataaactgattctaaagtttatgttGAAATGTTAAAGATCTGTAATAGCTAATACAACTTTGAAatagaagagcaaagttggaggacttatgccacctaatttcaagacttactataaagctatcaAGAAACTGTGCTATTGTGTAAGGATACACATACAGATCAAAGAAGTAGAACAGAGTTCCGCTATGTCTTCACACATCCACACATCCACAGACAATTGGTATTTGACAAAGATGCCAATGTCACTTAATGTGGGAAatgatagtcttttcaataaatggtgatggCCATATATATGTACtggcaatatatatatttatgtatatgtacttgtatccagaatatttaagaaCTCTTAGAACTTAATAATAagaaacaatccaataaaaaggtagcaaaagatttgaacacttTATGCAAGACTATATAGGAATGGCCAagcagcacatgaaaacatgttcaataATGTTAGTTATCaggaatatgcaaattaaagccacaaggAGAAACCACtacatctaattttaaaaatgatgtggAGCCATTAAGATCTCATGCACTGTGGTGGGAAAGCAAAGTTgcacaaccattttggaaaattgttgagcagtttcttataaagttaaagaTACACATACTGTACAACACAGAAATCCTTCTCCTAATATTtactgaagagaaatgaaagcatatgtccacagaaagatttgtacacaaatattcactgaagctttattcatagtagtcccaaactggaaataatcctAGTTCCACCAATaagtaaacagataaataaattgagGTAATTCATGCATTGAGATGCTACTCAGCCATAAAGAAGAATCAACTACCAATACACGTAATGACTTGGATGgctctcaaaagcattatgctgaaTAAAAGGAGCCTAACgcacatgattccatttatatgaaattctagaaatgatAAATCTAATCTGTAGTGACAGAAAGCTGACCAGGGGTTACTTGTGACAGAAAGCAGACCAGAGGTTTCTTGGAGCTGGGAGTGGGAGGAGGGTTGTCTGGGAAGAGACACAAGGGAATTTTCTGTGGTGAAGGAAATATTCTCTGTCTTGATTGTAGTTGTGGTTACTTGTGTGTGTGGTTAATCTTGTGTGTCAACTTCACTAGCCTATGGTGTCAGTTGCTTGGTCAAACACACCTAGGTGTCCCCGTggaagtattttgtagatgggattagcatccaCAGTCAGGAGACTTCAAGTAAAGGAGCTCACCCTTGgcaatgtgggtgggcctcatctaatcagttggaggAGGCCTTAAAAGCAAAGAATTGAGGATTCTAGAAATAAGAAATTCTGTCCCAAGACTACACCCTCTACTcttctctgagtttccagcctgttgGTGTCCTCTATGGATTTTGGATTCAAGACTTCAGTATCAGCTCTTAAAAGAATTTCCCACTCTATAGAATTtggcctgtcctatggaattggAACTTGCCAGCCCCAacaattgcatgagccaattccttaaattaaatcacacacacacacacatatcctgttggttctgtttctctggacaaCCCTGACTCAGGCAGTGTATAAATTTGTCAGAACTCAACAAAATGTACATTTAAATCAGGtgtgttttattatatttaaattatacttcGATAAAATCATTTAATGAACAGAAAATGCTATGCTACAAGAATACCAACTTGTAAGCAGGCCTACATGTAGAGAGGAAAAATTCCTGATCTGCACAACCCACTCTTCCCTACCTACTCCCCTCTACccataaaaaaaaacacccatgcCCCTTAGAGCCACCCAAGGCTTCTGGAGCTGCCCTCAGGTCTTGGTGTGGGAACTGTCTTGGTGGTCAGCCTTTCAGCCTCCTTGGGACTCCATTGTTTGTTCTGGTTCTTGGGACAAGTGAGCGATTCTGTCTTGGCTCTGTCTTAGCTGAAGGACTTGCTCTCCTCTTTCCAGCTTTGGTCTGGCCACCTGTTTTCTTGggctgtgttctttttttcccaggaCCTTCCACAAGTCCCAGGGTGTGGAGATACTGATGCTTGTATAGTCAACTTTTCACCTGAGTTCCAAGTCTTGTCAAAGTTCCCGGAGAGAGGGAACTTGACTATTTTTGCCCACTtttactctctttttctcttctcctcactGTTTTCAGTCTAGATACCCAAATCATGTCCTATTTCTGTTCAGTTTTCCTAGAACCTTTTTGCAAACTTCAGCTCTGACCCCGTTTCTATGTCCTGACATCACCATGACACAGAATATGAGAAGATTCAGCAGTTTCCCTGTGGTTTCAAAGTGACCTAAGGATTCAGGAAAGGATGGGATGGTCCCAAATAAATCAGGGACCACCAAGGCAAGAACTTTTGTGTTAAGACTTTTAGCAAACGCTTCCCATGAGGAGCCATAGTTGACCATTTGCTCCCAGATAATCCATTTAAATGCTTTTAAACTTTGCTTTCTCCTTGCTCCTACAGGATGGAGTTTAAACTCCTTGGCACAGCCCATGATCGACTGCAATTCAGTCTTTGCATGTGCCTAGAAACCCTGCCCTTCACTTGTCCTCTACCCAGGGAGCTCTGCTTGGGAATATTCCCAGCCTCAGCTAAAGGGCTACTTCCTGTGTGTAAGGCTTTCCTAAGGCAAATTGGCTCTGTCCCCAGAGCACATTTCCCATCTCTATTCTAGCACCCACCACAGAGTCCCATCGAGATTCGCGGATGACCCCTACCCCCAGCGCACAAACTTCCAGCTTCCTGAAGGCAGAGACAGCATCGTTCTCACCTTTTATAACCTCCATGCCCAGTACTGCTCCTAACTCGCAGAAAGCAGGCCAATATTTATTACTGCCCTGCTGGATGCTACAAGACACATGAAACTGTATAAGGATTCATCTTCACCTCACAGAGCTCACAGGCCAGAGGGAGAGATTGAACACTCACATGATTGTAATTCGAGGTGAAATGCAGTCTAGGAATTATTAGCTTAAATGGCGGGAAGAACCTGGAAGCCGGGAGAAGATGGCAAGTTTGGCACACTGGGCAGAGCTGTTTGAAGTTTTTGCTAATTTTTAGAGTGTGTTCTCTCCATTCCATGGACGTGCTAGGCATTCACATGTGTAATCTCATTTAACCCTGACCACAACTCTGTGAGGTTGGTGTTATTATCCTCCTGTTTTATACTTGAAGAAACTGAAGGGTAGAGAGCTTTAATTGGTGGCCCAAGGCACCAGACCAGGAAGTTCAAGGAACTGTGATGCCAGAGCATTTTATCAGATCACCTACTGAGATCCAGCCCTCCTGAGATTCTTCTATGTGTatgcataatattttaaaagatgtctTAAAATTGTAAACTACATAATTTGTTTAAAGGAGTATATGTAAGATCAAAATATGATTGAAGAATATTAATATAATGAACACGCACATACTGTGTTCCATCTGTgacagttaattttttgtgtcaacttggttaaGTTGTGATGTCCAgctgttgtttggtcaaacactggcctagatgttgctgtagTGGTCCGTTCTTAggtgattagcatctacaattaCCCAGCTTTAAGTAAAGGATTTTACTCTCAGTGTGGGTGGGCCTACCCAGTTAGTtggaggccttaagagcaaagaactgaggtttccagagaagaaattctgccccaAACAACACCATCTATTCCTCTGAACTTCCATCTTGCCAGCCTGTTTTGCAGAGTTTGGATTCTCTAGCCCCTGCAATCTCATGAGTCAATTCcttaaataaatctctttatgtaTTGTAATGGTTactttcatgtgtcagcttgatATAATCtatatggtgtccagttgttttgtcaagcaatcactggcctgattgttactattcGGGTATTTtttagatggatttaaatcattagtcagttgagtgcatttatggctgattacatgtgCAATCaagggagattgccttcagcaagaAGAGGAatttcctcatccaatcagtctgAGGCATTAAAGTGAGAGCTGAGGATTTCAACAGCcggaaagaagaatttctacctctacttcagtcacccagcttctcctggggaattcaatgtcacTTTCATTGAGTTCCCAACTTgaggcctgccctatggaattaggACTTGCCTAtcccatggttgtgtgagccaattcctatcttaatatttacatttttatgtatatcctgtcggttttgtttctctggagaaccctgactgatacagcatCACTTAATTTAAGAAACAGAACACTGTTAGCACTTTAGAACACCATCCCACGTTCTTCTCTTCACACACAGGTGTGAATCTGAGATCACTACCTAATAAACTTTTTTCATGCTAATTTCTGTCTCTGGGCCTGTTTTCCAGAGAACTGCATCTGTGAGGACTGGTACCAGAAATGGCCTGCAAAAGCAGATATTACAGTGGGATTTTGGAGCTAGGTAACCCACCCCCTGGGGCAATAAGACAGTGAAGGCCCTGTCACTGCTGGTGGTGGAGGCAAACAGCCCCTGCCCTACCGGAGTGGGGCAGTTCTTAAAGCTTTACTCATTCTGCATTTGTTCAGTAAGTATTTACTAAgctgcatgtgcaaaggccctgaggtgcagTCAGAGTGGATCAGCACCCAGTGTGGCCTCACTGTAGGTAAAGAAGTGGGGGGCACCGAGGAGGCCCCCAGAGCTGGCACCGACCAGCTGTGCAAATTCAGGAAGAGCAGAATGGGCTGCATTCTGGATACAGTGGGGAGCTGTTGCAGGATTTTAAGCAAGgcagtgacatgatctgatttctATTTTTACAAAATTTCTCTGTTTGCATTGTGGAAAAATGTAAGCAAAGAGAACAGTAAGGGGTTAGTGTGATAAGCCAGGAGAGAGATGACTGTGGCTTCCACTGTGATGGGAGTGGTAGGCATGGAGGAAGCTAGAAAAATTCACGGTGTGCTTTAGAGTCTGCAGGAGTGGCTAATGCATTAGAAGTTCAGGGTGATGGGAGAGGGACAATATATTAGGATAATTAATGCTGGGCTAGAGTGTGGTAACAGACTCCCAAATTTCAGCCACCTTAATACAAAAAAAGTTTGATTCTAGCTCATGTTATGCTTCTGAACATTGCTTGGTAAGTGGTGGGGCCAGGGACTCTGCTCCACACACTCATTCGGGGACCCAGGTAGATGGCGTCTCCTTCATTTAGTGGCTGCTCGGTTCGGAACACAGTATCTCTGTGACTTCTCACTCAAACCAAGAGACATAAGAGGGTTCAGTGCTTTTTCCACTCCCATCTCATGACCCTTGTCTGACTATAAGGGAGGCTAAAAAAAAGATCATCTTCCTGTGTGCTCTGGAATAGAAAATAAAGTGGGATTTGGTGCAACATAGAACATTACCTCGGCTACATAAATGAATCTAGATTTTTGACTTGAGCAATCAATCAAACATACGGTGGTGCTATTTACTGAGACAGGGAAGGCTGGGTTTTGTGGTGTGCTTATGTGTGAATGGTTTTGAATGGCTGTGGATGTGTGTGTTAGGGATATCAGTAAGTCTGTGATGGCTATTAGTTAACCCACATGGAGTTGGCAAGTAGACAGTTGGATATAGGGGTCTGGAATTCCAAGGAGGGGATAGGATTAAGGATATTCACTTGGGAGCCATCGGTGGTTTAGAGAATGTTGTAAACGAGACAGAGATATAGGAAGAGCCAGCTAGAGAGTTGATGAATCCTACATCTTCCTGAACCCGCAAGGTTGATGTCTAGAAGATAATTCAATAATAAAGACGTTGCCACTTCATTCTTCTGAAAAGTAAGAGGTTTTCTTTCAATTTCACCAAAAATTGATTGCCATTTAGGGTTTCCCATGCAGTGTAAGCACTGGTTTTCCAGCTGAGTCCAGGATGCAGGAACTGCCTTTCTCTACAACCAGAGTAGCTGGCTGctatttattttgcatattagGCCTTCGTGGCAGACTGAGTTATGCACcccaggaaaacaaacaaacaaacaaacatgttcttcaccttaatccatgtccctgtaGGGGcaaacccattataagtaggacatttgaatatgctatttttagttaagacaTGGTCaagtgaatcagggtgggttttaatcctattagtgGAGCCTTATATGAAGAAAGCCACTGGCAggagtcagaagccagaagtcagcagaactgggaagagaaaagagagaacatcACAATGTGATGGGTAAAAACAGGGAACCCGAGGATCATCAGCAGCAT
Proteins encoded in this region:
- the LOC119535076 gene encoding LOW QUALITY PROTEIN: E3 ubiquitin-protein ligase RNFT1-like (The sequence of the model RefSeq protein was modified relative to this genomic sequence to represent the inferred CDS: inserted 1 base in 1 codon) gives rise to the protein MQANCSQLHSPPGTAGSKGSSASQCAHIRLTEDSCLHSGDVYIQINSIAKECAENTSSRNVRSGVHSCTHGRIHYRLQNRSHGEARQPDDTATETGEHGSGSFSEFHYVFKWLQKSHPYILILGVKVVMQHIIGISLGTGXLTTFMYANTSIVNQIFLRERCSKIQCAWLLVFLAGSSVLVYYTFYSQSLYYSFIFLNPTLDNSNFWAILWVVGITGFILKFFFMGLQCLILLVPSLLMPFKSKAYWYMLLEELCQCCQTFVPKPAWFRCLISYGKVGNVTGWSLGILLALLYLILQLLDFGGQLRIFRQVLRVFFTQPSYGVPASKRQCSHVDDIFAVCQAEFQKTILLICQHIFCEECIVLCFNREKTCPLGRIVISDHINKWKSGATLSHLQIY